One genomic region from Xylocopa sonorina isolate GNS202 chromosome 8, iyXylSono1_principal, whole genome shotgun sequence encodes:
- the Eef1beta gene encoding elongation factor 1-beta, with translation MAIGDLKTDKGVKDLNLYLADRSYIDGWQPSQADVAVLEALGKTPTSSNPHVLRWYNHIKTYDLTTLPGEKKAPTVLNDDNSINFTATTKNEEDDDKDVDLFESDEEEDAEAARLKEERLKAYAEKKSKKPALIAKSSVVLDVKPWDDETDMKAMEDAVRSIQMDGLVWGASKLVAVGYGIHKFRIMCVIEDDKVSVDLLIEQIESFNQYVQSVDIESFNKI, from the exons ATGGCTATTGGTGATCTTAAAACTGATAAGGGTGTGAAAGATTTAAATTTGTATTTAGCAGATCGGAGTTATATCGATGG GTGGCAACCGAGTCAAGCGGATGTAGCTGTTCTAGAAGCTTTAGGAAAAACTCCGACCTCTTCGAATCCTCATGTCTTAAGATGGTATAATCATATAAAAACGTATGATTTAACGACACTTCCGGGGGAAAAGAAAGCACCTACCGTCTTAAATGACGATAATTCTATTAATTTCACGGCGACGACCAAGAACGAAGAGGACGACGATAAAGATGTGGACCTATTCGAATCTGACGAAGAGGAGGATGCGGAGGCTGCCAGACTCAAGGAAGAAAGATTAAAGGCGTACGCCGAGAAAAAATCTAAAAAGCCAGCACTGATCGCCAAATCGAGCGTCGTGTTGGACGTTAAACCATGGGACGACGAGACTGACATGAAAGCCATGGAAGATGCTGTCAGATCTATTCAAATGGATGGACTAGTTTGGGGAGCTT CTAAACTAGTAGCAGTGGGTTACGGCATTCATAAGTTCAGGATAATGTGCGTCATAGAAGATGACAAGGTATCCGTAGACTTGTTGATAGAACAGATTGAAAGTTTCAATCAATATGTACAATCTGTCGATATCGAATCGTTCaataaaatataa
- the LOC143425845 gene encoding invertebrate-type lysozyme, translated as MISFPNTSIITCVLTLFLIYEQQISIVGAETVSRVCLGCICEAASGCNVTLGCDESVCGPFRITWNYWADAGKPTLDGQSSANENAYARCVNDPYCAGRTVEGYMTKFSQDCNGDGNVNCDDFIRIHRLGGYGCTGFLNSKYEDTYMRCMQAYAN; from the exons ATGATCTCCTTCCCGAACACTTCGATTATTACGTGTGTATTGACGCTATTCTTAATTTATG AACAACAGATATCGATAGTGGGAGCGGAAACGGTATCAAGAGTTTGCCTTGGATGCATATGCGAAGCTGCTTCCGGATGTAACGTTACGCTCGGTTGCGATGAGTCTGTTTGCGGACCATTTCGTATAACATGGAATTATTGGGCCGATGCCGGCAAACCGACACTCGATGGTCAGTCGAGTGCAAACGAGAATG CGTACGCCCGATGCGTGAACGATCCATACTGTGCAGGCCGTACGGTAGAAGGGTATATGACGAAATTTTCTCAG GACTGTAACGGTGACGGTAACGTCAATTGCGACGATTTTATTCGCATTCATCGATTAGGTGGATACGGATGCACTGGATTTCTAAATTCGAAATACGAGGATACTTACATGCGCTGCATGCAAGCGTATGCAAACTAA
- the LOC143426330 gene encoding nucleolar MIF4G domain-containing protein 1 homolog produces the protein MMYNKQVENPSASKANKLNRGVREKRKMKTEKSVRTVRGRKRENVEHRKKIRKDELVKQANLEDERIIKKLEKQLKLNKRKKPSIPKSFVADGLDYLLNFCLEKDEGRRTELEKLDRLENLLGAIEANEAPDTDKLYDTRQSGGEFSKDDDAEKISLTETSKSTFDGIDVARSKINCEDIYGRKRDNQGNIICDGNARRANTVDNINPNDENLRLLKRQIKGCLNRVTEHNMHSIANQIEEMYMRNSRNNMNCILSELTLESLASRVITPARLISEHMMLIAILHSNIGIEVGANFLERLVKKLIKIIEDSPDVENKELDNVILMISYLYNFKVFGHKLLYQILDKLVMKFTEKEIELILLILKTVGFSLRKDDPHALRVFIQNLQEKANREDGKNSRVRFMLEVLLAIKNNNINKIPQYDPSHVERLKKVMKSIIREGNTVTRFNVSLEDLLYADENGKWWIVGSAWSRSVDTNINTDPKHNLNFGKKILELAQKQRMNTDTRKNIFCILMTAEDYLDAFEKLHRLDLKDKQEGEIVHVLMHCCLQENKFNPFYAILAKKFCEYNRKYQLIIQYATWDKLKTLESYRSKQLNNFAQLLTHLFIEKCLAISILKVIQFTELEKHTMQFLRKILLGILGHKNELACIQVFERISVSPQLQTFRESLHLFINCFLVKNVDSSSILDKHGTTLRKRAELVDKILISNGSKVVF, from the exons ATGATGTATAATAAACAAGTAGAGAATCCTTCAGCCAGTAAAGCGAATAAGTTGAACCGAGGCGTTCGcgagaaaagaaaaatgaaaacagAGAAATCTGTAAGAACGGTAAGAGGAAGGAAACGCGAGAACGTTGAGCATCGGAAGAAAATAAGGAAAGATGAATTGGTTAAACAAGCTAATTTGGAAGACGagagaataattaaaaaattagaaaagcAACTGAAATTGAACAAAAGGAAAAAACCATCAATTCCCAAGTCTTTTGTCGCCGATGGTTTGGATT ATTTGTTAAATTTCTGTTTAGAGAAAGACGAGGGACGTAGAACGGAACTGGAAAAGTTGGATCGACTTGAAAATTTGTTGGGCGCGATAGAAGCGAACGAAGCTCCCGACACTGATAAATTGTACGATACGCGTCAAAGCGGAGGCGAATTTAGTAAAGACGACGATGCGGAGAAAATTTCGCTGACAGAAACATCTAAAAGTACTTTCGATGGGATAGATGTAGCAAGGTCTAAAATAAATTGCGAAGATATCTATGGAAGGAAACGAGATAACCAGGGTAATATTATATGCGATGGTAACGCGCGACGAGCAAATACTGTAGATAATATTAACCCGAACGATGAAAACTTGCGTTTATTAAAAAGGCAAATAAAAGGTTGCTTAAATAGAGTCACGGAGCATAATATGCACAGTATAGCGAATCAG ATAGAAGAGATGTACATGAGAAACAGTCGTAATAATATGAACTGTATATTATCAGAATTAACGCTTGAAAGTTTAGCGTCGCGTGTAATTACACCAGCTCGTCTTATCTCCGAGCATATGATGTTAATTGCAATTTTACATTCCAATATCGGTATCGAAGTAGGTGCAAATTTTCTGGAGAGGCTTGTTAAAAAATTGATCAAGATAATAGAAGATTCACCGGATGTGGAGAATAAAGAGTTGGATAACGTGATTCTGATGATTTCGTATCTTTACAATTTTAAG GTATTTGGGCATAAGCTTCTCTATCAGATACTTGACAAACTTGTGATGAAATTTACCGAAAAAGAAATCGAATTGATTTTACTTATTTTAAAAACGGTTGGATTTTCATTGAGGAAAGATGATCCGCACGCGCTGAGGGTATTTATCCAAAATCTACAAGAGAAAGCGAATCGTGAAGACGGCAAAAA CTCAAGAGTTAGGTTCATGTTGGAAGTTTTACTggcaataaaaaataataatatcaaTAAAATACCTCAATACGATCCTTCTCATGTAGAGCGTTTGAAAAAAGTTATGAAAAGTATCATAAGAGAAGGCAATACGGTAACAAGATTCAACGTGTCTTTGGAGGATTTATTATACG CCGATGAAAATGGCAAATGGTGGATCGTAGGATCGGCTTGGTCTCGATCGGTcgatacgaatattaacactgATCCGAAGCATAATCTTAACTTTGGTAAAAAAATTCTGGAATTGGCACAGAAGCAGAGAATGAACACAGATACGAGGAAAAATATTTTCTGCATTCTTATGACAGCCGAAGACTATTTGGATGCATTTGAAAAGCTTCATCGTCTTGACTTGAAAGATAAACAAGAAGGAGAAATCGTACACGTTTTAATGCATTgttgcttgcaagaaaataaGTTTAATCCTTTTTATGCTATATTGGCGAAAAAATTTTGTGAATATAATAGGAAATATCAG CTGATAATACAATATGCCACTTGGGACAAACTGAAAACACTGGAGTCGTATAGAAGCaaacaattaaataattttgCACAATTATTGACACATTTGTTTATTGAAAAATGCCTAGCTATATCAATATTGAAA GTTATTCAGTTTACCGAATTGGAGAAGCACACCATGCAGTTTCTTAGAAAAATTTTATTGGGAATTCTAGGGCACAAAAATGAACTGGCTTGTATACAAGTATTTGAAAGAATTTCTGTTTCTCCCCAGTTGCAGACTTTTCGAGAGAGTCTTCATTTATTCATAAATTGTTTTTTGGTAAAAAATGTAGATTCGTCTAGTATACTGGACAAACATGGTACTACGTTAAGGAAGAGGGCAGAGTTggtagataaaatattaatttccaaTGGATCTAAAGTTGTGTTTTAG